tatcatCCAGTGTcatgatgcactgatctcatgcagtggttagtctattattttcataatttttacaaCAGGTGTATGAGCTATTATGGATGTTCATCATATACACTAAACCTTGAAATCTACAGCAtcagtttgacacacacagacatcaagaatcagcatttgaatctcaacaatggtgacattcaacagctgcgtgctgggtaacagcagattataaaactcacccatgactcccagcatgcagctgttgaatgtcaccattgttgagattcatatgcttattcttgatgtctgtgtgtgtctaagtaatactggagatcttaaagtagtaatagtaacaaTTCATAGAACTATTGTAAATATCATGAAACTTTAActtacagttaaaccactgaatgatatcagcatatcaggccactggatgactattacaacatcaataataattaaccaagaacacTTAATAACTGGCTGTGACTGATTCATgagtttctctttccttcggtgattctgcttgtaaacagcaggtgttcatcattattggtcaatcatgacataatgatctccttaactccaacactgtgtcaatgctacttgaacactctgtagtgtggaaacacatgaacactgagcagggtttgtttaacactgggaactattacatcaactttacctgattcatttacgtaagactgatgcatttgaatcacattaagtttaactgatttgtttaagttaaaactatgtaatctaaatgcatggaaattttgtaatttttcgtTGCAAACGGTGTTTCTAACatatagaaaacaaacatgatgtgcTGTCTGTGatctcaacaggagcgcttcacaaaaatgaaccgaaactcagcgaatacatacctcacagacatgatacatatatctatagaaagtttTAAATGATAACTTAATGAAATACagcaaatcgaaaacaaaaactatttcattatgtaatctttaaggatgcatttctctctaaaggcgcatccaaagaggagatggcgagtcaggatcggcaacttcatccttgcgacactgactcagaaaacacaagtttattaatgaataattcaaaaatcCCCATACTATTTCCCCCGACACATTCATAGTATAACTTTTGCCGGTGCTTTGcggcaagctttagcctattgcgtGCGCTTGAACGCGGAACAGTTCCaggtctcgaaagtgaaagcaaaaatgAAGTCAACAACACGAGCCCCGTCCCGCGTCTAAACTATGACGTAAAAATTGGCCCGAAGCCCGGCCCTAGGGACGTAAAAAAGTCGGGGCCCGTCGGGCTCGGGCTGCAATTCAGGGCTCTACCGGGACATATCAACCAGTAGCCTAATTTCATTGCCAGTAACGGACGGTAAAGTTCAGAAATGAATAGTATGCGATTTATGACAAAACCGTCCCACAAATgattgtttaaatttttcttaaCGTGCTTCACCtttagtaacaacaaattaaaacGGATACGTCACGTGACACGAAAAAAGACACGGAAAATCAGAAAAGCAGCCTGcacatttagttaaaaatgaaaggctgTCAAGTGACACTTAAAACGGGAAGCTTTGCCGGATTCAAGAGTCAAATGCTCGTCCACAGTTTAGTAAACGTTGGCAAACTCTTCACGTTATTCTTGACTATGCTGTATTGACTGCTTTGGTGCGTTGCAATACGGTAAGGGattgttttgatgcttatccgaattttttttttcttgcccccCCCTGACTCAAGAGTCAAATGTCGCCCATGACTCTTATTATAGAATTTGATTAcagaaaaacagttttgaaCATGGTAATGGATTAAAACACATAAGTAACAGGCCTAATGTACACTTCTTACAAAAAAGTGCAGATCATagatcatatattttattttgtctacaGCCTATAAAACAGCTTCATAAACAGAGAAGTACACAAAAAATGATGTTAAATTGTCCGTTTTGATGTCTTaggtgaatgtaaacagttgggagaatattggacatcagtacattgcatccgtgcattcggttttaaagggacagcagcctaatttagttgctattggCTGTGGCATTGATGCTAATGAAgccacaaaagaaagacagaaaagagtcactttagtagccctaataaagatacatctaaatgtatttatataataaatgtctgcttgaaagaatgaagaatgtggtaaacaaaTTGATATagaatgcataattagcctTTATAACTTTTTCATTGAAAAAAGaacatgttcttgtttctttatgagaagtggtttcatttactttaatataaatgcatgttgcgtgtcacagcagttaaatctttGTCTATCATAATAAAACCTTATCAAACCTACATAATGAGGTGGAACCAAGTCATTCCTTTCAAGTCACAATTAAGTCTCAAGTCATATCCCAtgtcctcaaagagttaaagttaatgagataattgagtgactaattaaatgatgattgtgcattagtgatgaacacctgctgttaaaaTGGTGCCACCAtaatggagatcagtgtttgctttagttgggctcttgacccttgacttccTTTGTTAGATCTGTctataaaggaaaaaaaaaaaaaaaaaaaaaaaaaatcaaacaatggTGGGACAATGCAGCATTTGCCAAGAACGACACATGGCCAACACCAAAGAACCCTTACTGTCGCACACTATTCCTGAAAGACCATGGCAAGTGGTAGGAACTGACCTGTTCACATGGATCGAACAGAACTACATTATCATAGTGGACTATAGTCGATACTTTAAGATGGAAAGGCTCCACAGCTGCACTGCAACAGCTGTCATCAGTGTACCTGAGCGCGTAATCAGTGACAACGGTCCTTGCTACAGCACAGAGTTTCACAGATTTGTAGTAGCATGGGATTTCAAACATAGCACCACAAACCCAAGATACCCTCAAAGCAATGGCCTAGcagaaaaaaaacgttcaaactACAAAGTGCATTCTAGGAAAAGCGAGAGCTGATGACAAAGACTACTATCTTGGACTATTAGAATACCAGAACACACCTGTGGATATCTTAAAGTCCACCCTGTTGTATGTGATTCTTGTGTGAGTTAAGATGTCCAAGTAAACAATGGTTGATGTTATGCCGATCTCTTCATTACAACATAACAAcaggcaccacagaagtccactatatggagaaaaatcctgaaatgttttcctcaaaaaacataatttctttacatcaaaatcatctgtacattttagttctggaagtgaacttctgctttaatagaataaaattcttaatgaaaacataaacatgACATGAGTGACAAAAGGCAAAAATAGATAGTAAAGCTACTACAATAGCATTTTTTACTCGGATAAAAGTATCAAGCCAAAAACATAGTTGAGTTTAtacattcaaaatgactgaagtaaaacaaacatttttcttagCCTTAGACTGTTAAAATGATTGACAGTAGATGtgttaaatcttaaatttaAGATTTGTTTGTCATTCATGTCAACTTTGTAGACTGTAGAATCACACAGTTTCAAAAAACTAGCCTTAAAActtaaacattataataaagcTTAAACATATTAGCATGAGTCAGGTGTGACATGATTAGTAAGCCTGTCTGtgaaaaattaaatctaaattatttcATCTCAGTCCACGTGCACTAAGATATGTGTTGGTGGCTGTGTGAAAGAAAATCGTTTGTATACAGtatgatttaaatatatgttatattgtattatattgtattgtgcTTCTGCAGTTCAATGAAATGcacattttcttctcttttatatgtatttttttaaattaagattaagaCTCATAGAACTCATATACACACTCTCCTGTCTCCCTAAAaagttaatataaaaacaagtatttatttagtaaaccAGAAATAAGGAAGAAGGCTACATATTCACATCATGACATGAATGTACAGTTATTTGAAGTGCGATACTTGCTCTGATAGTTACGCTCTGTTAACAGTTTGTGCAATGTTTAATGAAACACCGAAACCTCctctaaataataaactttGAATAATCATACGTGgtggaaaaacacatttattttcatttcttgcTTTTGGCTTTTACATTTCCCAGATAGCAGGCCAACACTGAATTAACACTGAATAAGTATTAAAAACTtgacactgatttttttttttttatcaggttTGCACcctaaaataatgttatttgaaTGGTGGAAAGTCATTTAAGATggacatattattattattattattattattattattattattattattattattattattattattttaaactttaaaattaaagcaaaatgctgtaaaagtaaTCTTGTCCATTTTTACTTCTTTCAATCAGAGAACATATAAAGCTAAAATGAACATGGTTTTGAACCAACAAGTCACTAACTGCGAAACTGTTGCTTAAACAACACCACATTACCATCTTCACTTATCATAAAccagtttgactttatttatatCAGACACTGACAGAAGTTAGAtcaacagaggtttagatgttaatgttttattaaaaaatgtttaatgttacaatttgctttagttgggttcTTCCCCTTTAACTTTTCAATGCTAGGCCACAGTTTGTTCAGTGCCATCTTGACTTATTAATGTAAGTTTTAAATCCTAATCATTTTTGCCAATTTGTGATGTCTTtcagaatattaaataaataaagtagacAAACAGAGATAGCGATGCATCTTCTTTACTACTAACTTCACTTATGTTCTTAcactgtaagaaacaaatcagtaaaaaaaaggacattctctattattttacagttattaCTGTTAACTCTAAAACACAATGCCATGAagtgtaaaattcaaaatattggtaaagcacctgtaaaaaataaatacaggaaATTGTGCTTTCAAATTTTACAGTACATTGTGctcagattatttatttatttatttaatgtatatgtaATAATTCACTTCAGGTATCTTACCATTTCTGATTTCCTGTTTCAAAATAATAGGCAACAACACAATGTTATGAATACAGCATACAACATACACATACTGCAGAATCGCACAGTTTCAAAAGTCTAGCCATAAACTTGAATATTACACATATTAGCATAGGTCTGGTGTGAAATGATTAATAACCCTGCCTGTGCAAAGTTATTTATCTCAATTCACAATAAAAGTTAAAACCACAagcccatatatatatatctgtttgTATTTGAATCTCTGTGTTAGCAACTAACAAAATCCATTAGactaaagtttttaaatattaaagtctTAGATTCACACATCTAAAATACATCTGGACTAGAAAGAAGAGGAATTATGGCATGAATGCACAGTTCTTTGGAATACACGGTAAGGTGTTGCTTGGGgctgggtaatttttttttttttttttttttggactggtTGGGGGTGTGTTGCTCACAGTGTATAAATTCAAGAGTAAATCCTCATCCTGCAGCAGAAgcttttatgttattatttatttagtttcactGTTGACCATGTATCTGCACTGGACATTGTTTTTTCTTGTCTTAATGGGTAagtgaatatgtttttttttaaataatgaaaacactTTACATCATCTTGTGCACTCagattaaaaacaagaaaaatagaaaaagaaagaaaggaagtaCTAAATAATGTTTGAAGTATACTATAAATTACTGTATTCCACACAgtgagtggaaaaaaataataaaataaagatcacaataaaatttttatatcagtacgTCAATGATTatcacattacattttatacttttcagacagaaagaaaaaaaaaatattaatattttaaactgggAATCTGATACTTTGTGAAAtctgaaaagatttttttttcctgattagAGTAACCTCTTACAAGAAGATTTGACTCATTTCATGACCCCTTGGAAAacaatagtctttttttttgtttctgtttgtgtaaatgtgaaaagagtatgaaatgtaaaagaatgaatgtttaaaataattcctCTTTTACTTACCGAATGTCTCATTTGCACAGAGTGGGTGTCCAATGCTGAAAACTGCAACAACACAGAGTATGCTgtagctaaaaaaaaactttttgaacatcTCGGCTTGGACAAAAATGACTTTCAGGTTACCAGAATGTGGCCCTTGATATTCGAGGACCAGCCTGCCATAATTTATGTGGACCTCTATGTGACCTCCATCATAAATGTGGTATGAGTCCACAATGATTTATCGTCTCATTGGGTCATTATAGGATGTGAAGCAGTTTTAGTATTATCACTCAACGCTTCTTTTTATCTACAGAATGAAAAAGACCAGAGCCTCACCACACAAGTCAAAACAATAACTGTAAGTGTTTTAAACTCATtccatttttgcaattttttactCAATTCATCTGATTTTTTCAATCTGTCTGTCTTATAATCATGTCTTGTAATTTTTTAGGCCTGGCCAGATTCAAATATGAAGTGggataaaacattattttgtggaatggaaacaTTTGTAGCCcccaaaaatatgttttggacTCCAGACATTGGTATAATAGAAAGGTATAAACCAGAATCTtatattttgactgtttttccTATAAGTGATATTTCAGAAAGGTTGCAAAATGATGGATAGAATAAGGGTAATGGTATGCGGAAATGACAAAAATTCAGAGGAATTTTTTCACTGCACATAAAATTTGCTTCTCCCCCCTCAACTACTTCTTTAGGACTGATTGTTCACattataatttagtaatttataaAATCTGATCAGTTTGATCAGACCACAATCTCTGTCTGTCAAAATACAACATACAAAAACTGAAGATTTACTTTACACATAGACAAAGAAATGAGACACCTTCATATACACCTTAATTCAAATTGAAATTGTCCATACACAAGCTAAACAAAAATCAGGAGAGACTATTGATGCATTCCACACCAGGTAGAGGCAGCTTGCCACAACCCATGAATTTTCAGAtgcagaaaatgaaataaaatcttaaatcaTACTTACCTGTTCATCATCACAGCTATGAAGAAGAGCACTAAGAGATAGCAGTTTGACATTAAAACGACTTTTGGATCTAGCCAGATCACTTGCTGAGGCAAGGTACCAGTCTACCAACTTCACTGCCAGCAGTAGCAACTGAAGAGATTTGGCCGCTAAGTCAGTTTCTAGATGCATGGAAAGCTATTCCAGGCGTTTCACACTGTGTGCTGGCGGGTATTCTCTCCAGTTCAGACGCAGACCACACCGTTTCAATGGTGTGGTTCTGTCAGTGACACTGCTTTGAAAAGCCCCATAAGACAGGAGGTTCACAGCCTGCTTGCAAAAGGAATGATAGAGTGAATCCCTTCAATCGAGCTGGGTTTTACAGCTGCTATTTTGTGGTACCCAAGAGTGATAGGGGACTCATGCCCGATTCTGGACCTGAGACCCATCAACAGAGCACTTCACAAGCACATGTTCAGGATGACGGCTCTGATGCAGGTCCTGACACAAATCTGTCCCAGGGACTGGTTTGCATCCATAGATCTGAAAGATGCATACTTTCATATTCAGATAGCACCAGATAGCTCCCATTCGGGCTGGCTTTAGCCCCCCGCACATTCCAGAAGTGCATAAATGTGGCACTTTCCCTTCTCAGAGTGAGCAGTATGCATATTCTAAACTATCTAGACGATTGGCTGATTTCAGCCCATTCACAAGATGTGCTTATCAGTTGCTGCTTCACCATCTACAGTCCCTGGAGCTGCGTGTGAATATGTAGAAGACCATGTTCACCCCAAGTCAGTCTATAACATATCTGGATGTGTGTTTCGACTCTCTCAAGAGTTGCCTCTTTCAAGAGTGCATAACAACCTTTTTATCAGCTCTGCACTGCTTCAGACCTTTCTGTTCCCTTGAGGGAATTTCAGAGGCTTCTAGGACTTATGGTGTAGGCATCATCAGTTTCTCACCAGGGTCTTCTGCACAGAGCATGGAATGATATGTCATATGGCACTGTGGTCACATACCACTGCATCAGCACTCTGAGACTGTGGTGTGACCCAGAAATGTTTAGCTGAGGTGTTCCTCTTGGACTGGTTACAACAGATCCATTGACCTCAGGCTGGGGAGCAGTGTGTGAGGGCATACTGAAATCTCAGAGCAGGTGGCACATAAACTGCTTGACAATATGTCTGTGGTTTCGTACGTAAATTGCCAAAATGGAATTTTTCCTGGGGAGTGGAGGCTGCATCCCAATTTGGTTTGGATGATTTGGGACTGAGCGAGAACACAGACTGCCTTCTTTTAGCTGTCTCACTCCCTGCTATTGGAAGATGCCCTGACGTTGTGCTGGCCGCGTTCTCTTTTACCTCTGGTATTATGCAAAATTAGGGAAGAGAGAGCATGAACCCCACTGCCTCTGAATGAACCTTGGTTTTTGGACCTCAGGGAGATGTTGGTGGCTTCTTCTTGGCGAATCCCCCTCAGCTGTATGATACATGCTGTATCTAGTGAACGGCACGATATGGCACCTTTGAAATCTGTTGCTATGAGAGCTCTCCCTCAAAACATATACTTTGCAGTTGGCTGGTCTTCATAGAATACTTTTGCCAGGATTTACAAATTGGATGTCACAAGCCTCACTTATTCTTCTAGTTTATCGCTATGCTGCAGTGTGGGGCATAGTTTTTTACTGCATATAGCTTTTGACACTATGCACTATGTTAGACTGTGTTAccttgttgctgttgttgtgtcTGTATTCAGTACACCCACTTGTTTATTCTGGCCAGGAAGGCTGATTTGGTTTACCTCAGTTAAAATGTTCATTGGTCTACTTCCACCTTTCAGCTTTCCTAGCGTCATCAGTATTTGTTGGGAACTGTGTGTTGTACTACCGCATGCTTGGTGTGGTCTTAGCCCGTGGTTCAGGCTGATCTTTTCTCCTCTCATGGCAGGAttgtgtgagtaaatgatcattGAAAAGCTGTCACTCAGTTCATCACAATCAAAGATGGTTTATAATAAATCTCTCTATTTACATCACTTACACCGCTTATTTACATCACATCTACACTTTGTTTGTAGAATGCGTGAGCGTGCAGAATTGCAGTGTTTGGAGCAGTGAGTAAATTCTATCTCACTTAAACATCTTTAATTGTCCATTGCATTCAAGAAACTAAAGGATGTGTCTGTAATTGGCTACACTGCTCATCAATGCAAAACCATGTTGTAAATAGAAAAACTGACGCTTCAGAAAGCGCAAACAAAAGTGTGTACTGGTGCGTTTGTTAAATccgttttgttgttgtttttacaacaTCAACCGAGTGtgcttatatttttgttttgaggCTTAGCACCTCCATAGAATAGGTGCCAACATACAGTATCAGCTGAATATTGCATTGCGCCACCTAGTGTGCAGgcgtaaaatgcatttttgggcAGTGTCACCTGTTGTACAGGCTTGCATTAGACAAAAGCGATCAATTATTCACTTTGCTTTATCGTGTCGTGTTCAGTGTTTGACATTACTCTCTTAACTTTTCCACAAAGTTGACTCTATTTCTGTCATATGTCTACAAAagattttattgaaaattaacAGAGATGAATCTCAAGGGGCCGGTTATAAAGTGATTAGGCACGCTGCAAATGATGAGTGGAATTAAAGACGCTAAGtatttccaagcatttataCTGTCTAAGCAAGAtgttgaatagaaatattaataatttaagattaaagtttaatttaagaTAAGTTATATACCGTTATCAGGATATGGTAAAATCTCTCATTGTCTCTGAGAGAATATGTGCAGTTAATGTTGGCACAGTTGACatctgcaataaataaaaaagaatcatGTCCGAGCAAATTATGACTTTTCACTTTACATCTACCTTTGACTAGGTGTAAAATTTGGTCTCAGACATAGCACCACGCCGAGATGGTGCAACGGGTATAAATTATACGCATGACTTAAAGTGCACTTTGCGTTCAGCCTAGTCTTACAACCGGGTGTACGTCCAGCTGGTGCAACAGGCCCCAGGAGCAAGACTGGACACCCCTGACTTAACATGATTCTCAGTAGTCTGCAAGTTACTTTTGATATGCTTTTAATATGTTCTGTCTCCAGTCATCATGCCTTTAATAATCagtgttaaattatattttatccaTTTAGCATCAAGACAGAGTTTGGAACAAAGGAGTCTCCATATGTGAAGTTGATTCATCTCGGCGTAATTGCCTCTTCTGATATTTTAGCTCTGACCACGGCCTGTAGGATGGATCTCTACAGGTTTCCCTTCGACAGCCACAGCTGCAATATAACATTGCAATCTACAGCATATTCAAGTACATCTGAAACCTATGAAATAGTTTTGACAAACAAACACACGATAGCATGGTTTATACTTCTAAACTATTTGACTTCTTATTTCCACAGTTCAGGAGATTAGAATTATTAAATTTAGTGATACAACATGGATTACCATCCAGTCCAAGAAGACCTTTCACACTCAGGGAGAGTGGGAGCTCATCAGTATAAATGTGACTAACTCTATTACCAACATTATTGAGGTGATAGAAATGGATCAGCTGATATATCAGGTACGGAGCACATATGGAATGTAAGccaatattaaatacataaatacaattataaaacaaacaaaaaaaagaaaacaaaacaaagaacaacTAGTTTATGAGTTTGTGAAAAATATATGCCAAAATCACTGTGATGCTAatgtttctctctctcgctctctctctatctctctacATGGCAGATCACCATAAAAAGGAGACCTCTATTTTATGTCATCAACTTCATGTTACCAGTATTTTTCTTCCTTGTTTTGGATGTGATGTCCTTCTTCATAGATGGAAGTGGGACAGACAAGCTGAGCTTTAAAGTGACTTTACTGTTGTCTATTTCTGTGTTCCTGCTGATCCTTAATGACACGTTGCCCTCTACAGCTGATAAAATCCCACTGATTGGTGAGTCTAAatcaggggttttcaaacctgtcctggaggCCCTCCTGCTCTGCCCATTTTGTGGTTtaggctagaagggatacagctctggCATGCACACATCAATCTAACATtattttgtcacactgtacaacaataatactgtttttgtattatagtaagggctaagtttagtGTTGGGGTGGGTGTagatgttaataaaacacaatctaataggtagaacaattaaTTTTATTGGTAGTTTCTGGTCTGAGCTATACCCACTCTAGCCACAACcccattttgcatgtctcccacatctaacacacctgattcaaatcataagctcattagtagagaatGCAAGACCTGATTTGTGTGTGTCTAATAAGgcagacatacaaaatgtgcagggcaggagGGCCATCCtggttatttttttagaaatgcaatCCTGTAACTGAAGCTCAGATGAAGTCACAGAAATCAAATGACATGCATTAAACCTAGagtattttctcaaaatgaaatATAGTTGAAAATTTAGGGATTTAAGGCAGAATAGTTGAAATTCCTTCTCAAATCACATCAAATGAAAGTGATGCTTCCTGGTACACCATGACATGTCCAGCAGAGGGAAACAGAGAGCACATGATCAACCTCTTTTTGACTTAAtgttctttatttaattattagttcAGTGAGATTACCTGTCCATATGTTATTAGTGTGTACTTAAGGTCTTCTGTTGTTACATTGCTTAGTTAGAACGTTTGTGAACTGTCTGTTGATAGTCGTGACCCATGCTGAGAATTCTGTGAAAGAATTCTGCCCAcattttttatacttatttatatGCACATTGTTTTGTCAAGTTTGcgttctaaataaataaataaataaataaataagctgtcactggggtagTAAATTAGAAGTCTATATTAATACcaaaagtgtacattttagtACCTAAGTGGTACATTTTaaaggtactgccccagtgGCAACTTTTGTACCCTTTATAGCACAGGAAAGCTGTTGCAGTcatactctgctgttttcacagGGATTTTCTGCAGTGTGATTTTTAGTCTCATTGGCATCAGCCTTCTGGAAACCATCCTTGTCAATTTTCTAAAGGCTAAAGGAGCAAAGAAGATATTAGTGGACACAACAGCTACTGTTCCTGGCCAAAATGGTAAGAGACTACAGAGAATGTGATTATGAGGAACATTTCCCTGAACATTTCCACCTAAGTCACTTTGGTGCATATAAGaaactcaaataaaattaatctttGAGTAAATTAGACTTgaagattttatttgattacatgAACATAAGTCCTGCAAAACTTGGCATTAACACACATAAGGTGGTCTTTGTATCTGTAAAACtgagtgatgggaagtttggatcattttatttagttcagATCTTTGAATCTCGATCAGCAAAACTGAATCTGAATGAATCTATTTTCAAGTAATTTCAGCAgattataattaaaatgctacatgttacactcaaaaaaatatttcaacccttaacttaattcaattatgtacaaaatttccatgcatttagattacgtagttttaatttaaacaaatcaattaaacttaatgtgattcaaatgcatcagtcttacgtaaatgaaacaggtaaagttgatgtaatagttcccagtgttaaacaaaccctgctcagtgttcatgtgtttccacactacagagtgttcaagtagcattgacacagtgttgtagttaaggagatcattatgtcatgattgaccaataatgatgaacacctgctgtttacaagcagaatcaccgaaggaaagagaaacacaagaatcagccacagccaaagataaaattaacttaaataaatgaggacattaaatctctgattaaacaactccacaaacaacattacagattgac
This genomic interval from Labeo rohita strain BAU-BD-2019 unplaced genomic scaffold, IGBB_LRoh.1.0 scaffold_687, whole genome shotgun sequence contains the following:
- the LOC127161612 gene encoding 5-hydroxytryptamine receptor 3A-like, with translation MWPLIFEDQPAIIYVDLYVTSIINVNEKDQSLTTQVKTITAWPDSNMKWDKTLFCGMETFVAPKNMFWTPDIGIIESIKTEFGTKESPYVKLIHLGVIASSDILALTTACRMDLYRFPFDSHSCNITLQSTAYSIQEIRIIKFSDTTWITIQSKKTFHTQGEWELISINVTNSITNIIEVIEMDQLIYQITIKRRPLFYVINFMLPVFFFLVLDVMSFFIDGSGTDKLSFKVTLLLSISVFLLILNDTLPSTADKIPLIGIFCSVIFSLIGISLLETILVNFLKAKGAKKILVDTTATVPGQNDNVRDPQSPPDSVKDQNEQQGSCTLDLLKQILTECCAAIQQNQQKKMSLCWTRVASIIDVTFLVLYIFTIIVFLSVLGKLWLYP